In Symmachiella dynata, the following are encoded in one genomic region:
- a CDS encoding transposase has product MLSLADDHKLLANKTAAVDSTYLEANAAMKSIVRKETGEDWKEYVRRLAAEEGIDIDNDEDLRKYDKNRSGKKVPNAEWESKTDGEARIAKMKDGRTHLAYKAEHTIDLDSEFILDASMYHADEADSATLLTSIEAAQQNLFEAEVYREIEEVVADKGYHKNETLADCRRWNYWGLRTYIPEPDSQFERRWTDKPPEYKEAVYANRRRMSGNRGKRLQKKRSEFVERSFAHVCETGGARRTWLCGLEKINKRYNIQVAARNLGLLMRKLSGIGKPRCLQGGWGLIDHCQLAKTAIQNALSRIWNLYAPRQQKLHCIPPVATAV; this is encoded by the coding sequence GTGCTCTCGCTGGCCGACGATCACAAACTGTTGGCGAACAAAACGGCGGCTGTGGATTCGACGTATCTAGAAGCCAACGCGGCGATGAAATCGATCGTCCGCAAAGAGACGGGCGAGGATTGGAAGGAGTATGTGCGGCGTCTCGCGGCCGAAGAGGGAATCGACATCGACAACGACGAAGACCTGCGCAAGTACGACAAAAACCGCTCCGGCAAGAAGGTTCCCAACGCCGAATGGGAATCGAAAACCGACGGTGAAGCCCGCATCGCCAAGATGAAAGACGGCCGCACGCACTTGGCGTACAAGGCGGAGCACACGATCGATTTGGATAGCGAATTCATCCTGGACGCGAGCATGTATCACGCCGACGAAGCCGACAGCGCGACGTTGTTAACGAGCATCGAGGCGGCGCAACAGAACTTGTTTGAAGCCGAAGTGTATCGCGAGATCGAAGAGGTCGTGGCGGACAAGGGGTATCACAAAAACGAAACGCTGGCGGATTGTCGCCGCTGGAACTATTGGGGTTTGCGGACGTACATTCCCGAACCGGATTCGCAGTTTGAGAGGCGTTGGACCGACAAGCCGCCCGAATACAAGGAGGCGGTGTATGCCAACCGTCGACGGATGAGCGGCAATCGAGGCAAGCGTTTGCAGAAGAAGCGAAGCGAGTTTGTCGAGCGAAGTTTCGCCCACGTTTGCGAAACGGGCGGAGCACGGCGGACGTGGTTGTGTGGGTTGGAGAAGATTAACAAGCGTTACAACATACAGGTTGCTGCCCGCAATTTGGGTTTGCTGATGCGCAAGCTATCCGGCATCGGCAAACCACGTTGCCTGCAGGGGGGATGGGGGCTTATCGATCATTGCCAGCTTGCCAAAACAGCGATTCAAAACGCGCTGAGCCGGATCTGGAACTTGTACGCACCCCGACAACAGAAACTACATTGCATTCCACCAGTCGCGACGGCGGTTTAA